One genomic segment of Hordeum vulgare subsp. vulgare chromosome 2H, MorexV3_pseudomolecules_assembly, whole genome shotgun sequence includes these proteins:
- the LOC123428673 gene encoding uncharacterized protein LOC123428673 produces MPCGNLPLKFRPPKRLSHPQQGFVNEYKEVHAHGNTKLHMIHTNDKKHMATSHKEYKRHLGLQRHKIVGINLEYTNEPNETQKPALVQLSVGKTQPMLLFELSTAEHYTIFDNFLADPRYTFASFSIGRDKTRLERVNLEVTNFIDIHKEWRVPEATKELDSLADVASMLVDDYYNDMKKKITDEEHRCWGSLLLSMGHIEYVAKDTYAAYQICNRITLTQDGLRCAKLEKEEPTKKRVRNLGDYTW; encoded by the coding sequence ATGCCTTGCGGCAATCTCCCCCTTAAATTCAGACCCCCAAAAAGGCTTTCTCATCCACAACAGGGCTTCGTCAATGAGTACAAGGAGGTGCACGCCCACGGCAACACCAAGTTGCACATGATCCACACGAACGATAAGAAGCATATGGCGACCTCCCACAAGGAGTACAAGCGCCACCTCGGACTCCAGCGCCACAAGATCGTTGGAATCAATCTGGAGTACACCAATGAGCCTAATGAGACGCAGAAACCCGCCCTCGTCCAACTCTCCGTCGGCAAGACTCAACCGATGCTGCTTTTCGAACTGAGCACCGCTGAACATTACACCATCTTTGACAACTTCCTCGCTGACCCGAGGTACACATTTGCTAGCTTCTCCATCGGGCGCGACAAAACCAGGCTCGAGCGCGTCAATTTGGAGGTGACCAACTTCATTGACATCCATAAGGAATGGAGGGTACCCGAGGCAACCAAGGAGTTGGACTCCCTTGCAGACGTCGCCAGCATGCTCGTCGACGACTACTACAAtgacatgaagaagaagatcaccgATGAAGAGCACAGGTGTTGGGGCTCCCTTCTCCTATCCATGGGGCACATCGAGTACGTGGCAAAGGACACGTACGCAGCGTACCAGATATGCAACCGCATCACCCTCACCCAGGACGGGCTTCGTTGCGCAAagctggagaaggaggagccAACCAAGAAGCGCGTCAGGAACCTGGGAGACTACACGTGGTGA